The following are from one region of the Abiotrophia defectiva ATCC 49176 genome:
- a CDS encoding TlpA family protein disulfide reductase, with protein sequence MNKIKKLLYPVLLVLGLIVVGASIWLANQSNQEPASVAVSTNSSEESSSQVAKADSSSSEAASSATSSSQAVRGVNKPERKGPSAPDTKLLDELGNTITLSSKFGKPTIINIWASWCPPCREEMPYFLEAYRQYGDKVNFVMINATGSHPDETAEKAQAYLKEAGLTDLPIYYDDQRQNQIAFNAVSLPTTYILNAKGEIIKRGQGSVPREELFKVLEQMVAEQ encoded by the coding sequence ATGAACAAAATTAAGAAATTACTTTATCCAGTATTACTTGTTTTAGGTTTAATAGTGGTTGGGGCTAGTATCTGGCTAGCCAACCAATCGAATCAGGAACCTGCTTCAGTAGCCGTGTCTACTAACTCATCTGAGGAATCTAGCTCACAAGTTGCTAAGGCGGATTCTTCCTCTAGTGAGGCCGCTAGTTCTGCGACTTCTAGTAGTCAAGCTGTGCGTGGAGTAAATAAACCTGAACGTAAGGGACCATCTGCCCCTGATACTAAGTTGTTAGATGAACTAGGCAATACCATTACTTTGTCATCAAAATTTGGCAAACCAACTATTATCAATATTTGGGCTTCTTGGTGTCCACCTTGTCGCGAAGAGATGCCTTATTTTCTAGAAGCCTACCGTCAATACGGCGATAAAGTAAATTTCGTTATGATTAATGCAACCGGTAGTCATCCGGACGAAACAGCAGAGAAGGCACAAGCCTATCTGAAAGAAGCTGGCTTGACTGACCTACCAATCTATTATGACGATCAACGTCAGAACCAAATTGCTTTTAATGCTGTCAGCCTACCAACAACCTATATTCTCAACGCCAAAGGCGAAATTATCAAGCGCGGGCAAGGTTCTGTTCCTCGCGAAGAACTCTTCAAGGTGCTAGAGCAAATGGTGGCTGAGCAGTAG
- a CDS encoding manganese-dependent inorganic pyrophosphatase, which translates to MTQYLVFGHKNPDTDTIASAIAFAYYLNQKGHQAEAVALGTPNEETAFALDYFKAQAPRVIESAAGTGAHVALVDHNEASQSIDDLAELTVDYVIDHHRIGFESAQPLYYRCEPIGCTATVLYKMFGEAGIEIPGQIAGLMLSAVISDSLLFKSPTCTPEDVDAAQALAKLAGIDAQVYGLDLLKAGTNLASKSEETLLNLDAKSFDMNGHQVRIAQVNAIGFADLLARKEALLKAMQAEVEAKGYELFLLVVTDVLDSNSFGLVVGQDVSALEAAFGQKVVDQQLELPGVVSRKKQIVPPLTDSYAAR; encoded by the coding sequence ATGACCCAATATTTAGTTTTCGGACATAAAAATCCAGACACTGACACCATTGCATCTGCCATTGCTTTTGCCTACTACCTCAACCAAAAAGGCCACCAAGCTGAGGCGGTGGCACTTGGTACACCTAATGAGGAAACGGCTTTTGCCCTTGACTACTTCAAGGCTCAAGCACCTCGTGTGATTGAATCAGCGGCAGGAACAGGTGCCCACGTTGCCCTAGTGGACCATAATGAAGCCAGCCAGTCTATTGATGATTTAGCTGAGTTAACAGTAGACTATGTCATTGACCACCACCGGATTGGTTTTGAGTCTGCACAACCATTATACTATCGTTGTGAGCCAATCGGCTGTACTGCTACTGTCCTTTACAAGATGTTTGGCGAAGCAGGGATTGAAATTCCTGGTCAAATTGCTGGTCTCATGTTGTCTGCTGTTATCTCTGATAGCTTACTCTTCAAATCACCAACTTGCACACCAGAAGACGTAGATGCGGCACAAGCCTTAGCAAAACTGGCGGGTATTGACGCACAGGTTTACGGTTTGGACTTGTTGAAGGCAGGGACAAACTTAGCTAGCAAGTCTGAAGAAACCTTACTCAACTTAGATGCTAAGAGCTTTGACATGAATGGCCACCAAGTACGGATTGCCCAAGTCAATGCCATTGGTTTTGCTGATCTCTTGGCTCGTAAAGAAGCCTTATTAAAGGCTATGCAAGCGGAAGTTGAGGCAAAAGGCTATGAACTCTTCCTCTTAGTAGTCACAGACGTCTTAGATAGTAACTCCTTTGGGTTAGTTGTAGGCCAAGATGTATCTGCTTTGGAAGCCGCTTTTGGTCAGAAGGTAGTGGACCAACAACTAGAACTGCCAGGGGTAGTATCACGCAAAAAACAAATTGTACCACCATTAACTGATAGCTATGCAGCTCGCTAG